The window GGCATCCCTTCCCTGCGTCCATGGAATGGGATTGAAATCAAAGTAGGTGTGCTTactctccctcacctcacGTAGACGTGTGATGTTCTCCATCGACAGTAGGCGGGCCATATTGCGGTACCACAAGTGGCAGAGACGCGGCTCATTGCTCCTCTGTATCCTCCTTTTTTATGTTGCGTTTCGGACTTCTTCCAATCCTGCTTCTCATGCTCACCTATTCTATCCCTTTCCTGGGCTGCATGTGCAGCTCCTTGTCATCCTTCCCAGGCACATCTCTTCCATCCTCCCCCATCCTATCCATTGCACACCCTTTGCAGCGGCAAACGACTTCCGCTAGCGCAGCATTCGCGCCGATCAATCTAGAGAAACGTTCTCTTTTATTTCGCAGAAGGATTGCGCCTTGATTGAGCGCAGTGCCACGCATGGTCACTCTTGAAGAGCAGTTGCAGTCCAGCACGCTGAAGAAGCAGTGCAAGGAGGATCTGCTCAACCATGTCGAGGAAATCGAGACAAACTCTTGGCGCCTTCCTCGGAAGGCGGTCACGCTCCCAGACCCTAACCTACCATCCGCGGTCACGATGCCCACCGACAACTCTGTGAAGCGCCGCAATCCAGCCGCAACCGCCAGCACTGGCACCGAGCGCTCGCTCCGCTACACCGcaacgaagagggagaagggtgagATGATTGCGAGCCGCACCATCACGGATGCGAATCCAAGCGGCACGTACTTCAAAGACTGCTCTCACAAGTTTTTGAGCGGCGCTCGCACCTGGTCTGACCCATTTCAGACCTCGCGCAGTCGCGCAGTACTCTCGGGCAAAGATATGGATTTTGTCTACCGGTATGCCGAGGCACTGACAGGGTCGGCAATCGAGCGTCCGCAGCCGGCAGACAATGCCTCCGTTGCTGCTACTGCGGCGTACCGTGAGGCGTTCCGGCAGTACAAGGGAAGGGACCCCACAgcgaaggagatggaggaggccgGCAGGCTGATTTATGCCTTTGATGATAACGGCAGAGTTGGAGTCCTTCAGGTGCCGCACAGCTGCTaccctcacacgcacatctCGGCCGGAAAGACGCATGTTCGCGCGTGTCCCAATCAAGTATACCCACAGGAAGTGCCTCCTGTGCGCGCTGCGCGAAGCGAGTTCCCTGGACCGATCCCAACATGGTCGAGCACCAAGCGCACTACTACGATGGCCACCAATGGCACGTACCAACCTGGGCATCACCAACCCACGAGCCTGAAGCGCGATGCAATGAGCACGGTGATGGGCTCTCGCTGAATCCCACTTCTTTCACGAGGTGCGCTTACTATGCAAATCTCCCAAGAACCATGGTCCCTGTACGCGTTACAGAAGGCTTCGTCGGACGATGTGCGTTATCATTGTGTTCTTTCGCTTGTTGTTGTGCTTGGCATGATTGGTGGGTGCGCAGTCATGGTGTGTTTGCTttggccttttttttcatctcACTGTCGTCTTTGtatctccccccctcctgctgcgcaggGCACTGCGCAGGTGCCGGAAAAGCGACGCACTCGCACAGAGGTGGCTTTGGCTCTGTGCTGGTGACTGCGCCTTTACATGTTTATTATTATTTTGTGCCACGCTGCgcgttctcctttcctttcccctccatCGATGTACCCTACGCATTTTCGTTTGTGCTGTATGTCTCTCGTCTTTTCTGTTCTCGGACGAGGCTTAACGAGGCATAGGCGTCTGCTGATGAAGTCCAAGCAGTTGTCGTCTCGATGAGAAACCTACCCAATATCCAGCCTGTTGACCTCCACGCAGGCCGTGCGTTATGTGCAAGTGAATGCGCCGGCTCATCATGCGCCATAAGCGCGCCTTCACGTACTGCCTTGGTGTGTACAATCTCTCCCCGTACAGGCGGCTCAGCAGATTCTGTAGGGCAGGCTGGATCTTTGGTAACACATCTGTTTTGCTCTGTTGGCTCCGCATACTCATCTACTTCTTGCATGtcccctcttctcgccccttttcctctttatCTTGACCTTCTTGTTTTCTGTTCTCAGAGAGTCATTCACCCAACAGGGGCTCACGGAAGCAAGCATAGTTTTACTTACAGCACGCGCATCTCGGTTGCCAAGCCCCTTCTCAGGAACGCCCCCCTCTAATCTCGAGCCTAAAAAAGAGCCGCATCCATGGAGCGCACGGCCAATCAGCGCATTCGCACCACTGAGTGGGAGGACGTGCAGTACCGCTACGGCAACCGTGTCGGTAAGTATGAAACGCACGAGCTGCAGATATTAGCGCAAAAAATTGCCGATACGAACCAAAACGCGTGCCTCACAGTCTACGACCCGCATGCGGAAAAAGTCGAGGCAAAACTGGAGCGCGGAGGCTACGAGCGCGACGAGGGTCGCAAGGAGGACGGTACTGACCTCATTGTCGACTCAGACAACGAGGACGAGGCGTTAGCTGTTATCCGGCGACGACGTGtgatggagctgcagcagcagagggcaACGGAGCGCTTTGGGGTACTACGGCACATCCCGGGTGCCGACTACGTTGCCGAGGTTACAGAGGCGTCTTCGACGTGTTGGGTGGTAGCAGTGCTCATCAAGCCGGGTCACAGCGACTGTGAGGCACTGTTGGCGGTGCTTCgcacggtggcgcagcggcggcgctcagTCAAGCTCGTTTCGATTATCTCCACAGAGGCGATTCCAAACTTTCCTGACCGCCACCTTCCGTGTGTTCTTCTGTACAAGGACAAGGAGTTGAAGAAGCAGGTCACTGGACTGGCAGACTGGCAGGCTCAGAGGGCGTTGAATGTTGCGACAGTCGAGCAAGCCTTGTCTCGAAACGGGGTGCTGCCGCGTATCGAGGATTACACAAGCTATGAGGCACTTGAAAAGGACGCTTAGTATCTTCAGTGCCCGTTTCTACGAGCACTTTTCGCACCAGGAGGTGTTGCAAGATGTGTAGTGCAGCTCTTTAGGGGCTGTCGAGCTGCATTTCGGTTGAACACACCCGTGCTTGCCTTCCCCGCTGTTACACAACTgttcctcctcgctgccgcagcctctTTTGCAGCCCCGCGTGTGTTTCTGCTTCTATGCGCACCCTTTCCGAGGTGGTCTTCCGTTGTGAAAGTTTCAGCTGCGcacttgcgtgtgtgtgtgtgtgtgtgtgtgtgtgtgtgctgtcgTTCTTCCTGTGAATAGGCATCTGCCTCCTttctgcccttctctttctgggTCAATGAGGTTTCTTCCGCCGAAGAGAGTGTGGCGATAGTGAAGGCCGTCTTGCTTTCGTAAACGCCTCGGGCATACGGTGCCGCAGGCAAAGCACTCTGGCACCAACAGGGCACCTGCCTGTTTACCTCAACTTATGTCTGCCTCccggcctctctctttccgtgtcgctgctctcaGCGTCCTTCtttgcccctctccctttcgaTTTTCGCTGCTCCGTTCTGTGGGGGCCCCGTCACCATTGATGGACGCCTGCACGCACCTCTCTgatctctctcgcttcccccCATTCGAATGCTTTGCCCTCACTTTCGCTTATCGTGCGCGTGTTTCAGAGCAACGGAGCGTGTAGATGACTACCTACCGCTTCTCTCCATGTCTGTCGACGGGCACCTTATCGCTGATGTGCAGCGACTCCGACAGCTCGGGGAGCagtcgcttttctttcttcttgtcGGCAGTAAAGGCGCCGGCAAGAGTACAGCGCTTCAAAGTTTCGTAAGCGGACTGTCAGTGACTACCAAGGTGCGGCACGCGGCCGGAGTGCACGACATCATTCTcacagcaccggcagctgcCTCGCCCGACGATGATTTCACACTGTGGACGCTGACCTACGCCGCAGTGGCACACAGCAGCTCGAGTTTAGGCGTGATCGCTACCCATGCACTGTCACTGCGCCCCTTCTCGATCGTTGTCGTTGATGACATCGATCTTCTTTGGTTGCTCTGCAGCATCAACGGCCTTTTGCCACTTCTCCAGCGACTGCTGCAGGCAGCGTTGACGAGCTCGTCGTGTGTTATCGTTGCCAGTGCTCCCAGTCAGGACACGGTGCCAGCATGGCTTTTAGAGCAAAGACTGCCTGCTCTCTACCCCCTTCGCGAGCTCACCGAGGCCGGAATGAGGCGACTGTTGCGCAGCGTTCCACAGCCACTCTTCAAATCACACGTCGAGCTGCTCAGTGGTGCACAGACACTCTCCACCTCACGTCAAATGCTTCTCTTCAACGCATGCATGACGCTTGAGGCCGCCGCACATGGCGTCACTGGCGAAAACCTGCGCTCACTTGCGCGGGAAAATTGTGCAttcctccaccaccggcgTTCCCCCGCTGTCAGCCAGTGGGCACCTCCCCATCTTTACGGCTTATCCGAGGCGCGACACCGCATCAGCACACTTGTCTCTGTCTTCACCGCACACAGCAGCCCAGGCGGTGGTGATCGGCTGTTGgcatccctcctctcttccaccggCTTGCTTCTTCACGGTCCGTCAGGATGCGGCAAGTCTAGCCTCGCCCGGCAGCTGGCCTCTGACTTTCCGTCTATGCCCTTCTTCTTTGTGGAGTGCACAAGGCTCTTCTCCAAGTACCttggagagagtgaggagcagctgcgggatGTGTACCGTCGAGCACGGGCGCGCACtcctgctgtggtggtgctggaggacCTGGACGCCATCGCACAGTCTCGTGGTGTGATGCGATGCGGAGACAGCGACCAGGGCACCGGCAACGGTAAAGGCCAGCTCGACGTCACGAGACGCATGCTAGCGGGCCTCCTCTGTGAGCTGGACGGCGTCATAGGCAACAGTGGTGTGCTCACCATTGGAATCACGAATGCACCGCAAGTGCTGGACGCTGCCGTCCTCCGCCAGGGACGACTGGAAACGCTTGTGTACATTCCACCCCTCACCCACGACGGGGCGGAGGAGTTGTGCGCGCATTTTTTTCAGCGCTTCGACGGCGCagaggggcagaggcggGAATGCGCCATGGTGGTAGCCAACCACGCGGTAGGCTGCGCCCCCGCATCCCTCCAGTACGTTCTGCGAAAAGTGTTCGAAGCAAGTGCGCTGCGTCACGGTTGGGACTCAGCCTCAGCCGGCTCGCTGCCTTTGCCAACCATTGCTGCAATTCAGGGACACCTCTTTGAGAGCTGCTCTATCCTGCAGCGTGTGAATCACCTCCATTTCGAGTAAGCAGTATCCTTTACAGTGCCTGCTAAGTAGATAGCACACATATCTCTTTACATCGAAGGCACAAAACGCTCTGCGTTCGTGTGTGGGTCGGTATGATGCAGATGAAAGGTCAGCTTCTCTGCTTCCCCCCATGTATTGCTCTTCATAAAGGCGCTACATCTCTCTCTATGCACGTGTGTCGCGGAACAGTGAAGTTGGTCTCATGGAGGAATTCGGTCATAGCGACGCCCACCCCCTGCGTTAACTGTTGCCGGTTTTCCCATCTCTCTTCGGACACGCCTCAGCCTTTCTGTTGTTTATGAAGAATTCTCAATGTGCGTCGCTCAGCAGCTCGTCTGCCCTCTTTCACTCATCTCCCTTCTACTCTCCTTTCTACTCTTCGTGGTCACAGGGCGTGGCTTGCACACGTACACTGGAACACGCGCTGATTGCAGTTCTCTTCTGTGCTTTTCCGCTTGGAAAGTGGCACCAGCCATAcagtttctctctttcgtgcaGTGCTTGTGCGTTTGGGATCGGGTGCTCCGGCGTGTCTAAGGGCTCGTGGTACACCTTCGCCACCGCTCAAGGGCATGCTGCTTACAGGAAGAGAGTAGGCTCCATACACATACTCGCATAGCAGCGGACGCCTCGTGTGCATAGTGAGGGGCGGTGGACCATCGCTTTCGTGGAGTCTCATCCTGTACTCCCCACCGAATTCTCCTCGTACGCacgccaccactgcgcgTCGCCCTCTTGCAAGGCCATTTTCGACAGGTCTACATTTTTGCTGTATGGTCGCGCTTCTACACCCGAGGTCTGGCAGCGTTACGCTTTCCGCGGAGGTTTTCCTCCGTCTTCGTGAGTGACGCCTATTTGTCTTGTTACTCTCGTCCATACAGGATCAGTCACCTGtctcgccccccctctcgcacacccacgcgccaACGGGATCCTGGGTGTCACATGACTTATCATAGTCTATCGTTGTGTTTTCGCTCTCCTATCGTCCCACGTGACTGCGGATGGATTACCGCTCGCCCTTTGAGCTACGCCAACAACTCCTCGAGGGTGTCCGGGCCGCCCAGACGACATTGCCGCCAAAGAAGACGAAATGCAAGGCCAAGGGCGGCTATGGCGACAACTGCGCCACCCCGCTTCCTACGCAGTATTCAGCTGGAAAAGATTCCTCGGGTTTTATGCCCTTCACGGCGCTTCCTGATGACCCCACAGCATTAGTGCGCGAGGTGCCTGGCGCCGAGAACATCGAGGCCCTCAACGCAGCCCTcgagcgcgaggaggcggtgcagcgttatgtggagaaagagaaactcTCGGTAGAGGAGTCGGCGAAGTACATCATGGCAAACGGCAGCACGGGCCAGCGCATCTCTTATTTTGCTCATATCCGCGAGCAACTTGTTGAGCTACCCTCGAAGGCGATCTCGAAGGTCCTCGAGACGCTACTGGACTCGATGTGGACGCAGGACCCTGAGCTGCAGTGTCGCGCGCCGGAGAATCTGCTGAAGCTTGTAGGTTTACTGGACTCCGACACGGCCACTGAGATGTATGACGTCACCAAAACAATGCTGACTGTCCAGATGCCGGAGATTCGCGTAGCGTGGTgtgagctgctgcttggGCTCATCGACTACTTACCTGTTAGTGTGCTGCAAAGTGACCTGATTATCCTCACCGTAAACAAGTCGGAACACGCGCAGTCGCAGGATCAACGCGAGCTAAGCTGCAAGCTCCTCGGCGCCCTCTGTCAGCATATGGTTGCTGACAAGGTAGAGGAGCTCATACTTCCCCGAGCACTAGCCCTGTGCCAGGACACGAACGTTGGCGTCCGCCAGCGCATGTGTCAGCAGTTGTGTGCCATTGCACATTCACTGGGCGTAGAAAAGGCAAAGATACGCGTGGCGCCTGACTTGTTCGAGCTCTTGACTGACGAGGAACAGGTGGTGTCGCGAGCTGCTTTCTCATGTCTTATTGACTTGGTGGAGTTCTTCGGCTCTGTCTACCGCCGCGAGAAGCTGTTCCCGATCATCAAGAACTTCATCTCGAACCCGCCGAGCGAGGTGTTCGGACTGCTCGTCGGGGAGTTCGGTCGCTTCCTCGACGCCATCAAGACAGACATCGTGTCAGAGGACGACGTGACGCTTTTTGCCAACTTTTTCTGTACCGCTGCGACGCggcacgaggaggacgcgcgACGCCATTGCGCCTTCAACTTTCCCGCCGTGGTGGCATCGCTTCCGCGCAGCGTCTTCGCCACGCACCTGAGCAAGGcgctcttgtctctctccgctgATAGCTGCGTTGCTGCACGGCTTAGCGCCGCTTCTGGTATGCACGAGCTTCTTCCACTGTTGCACACACCAGCTGCTGACCTGTTGGAGCGGCCCTTCCTGCGCCTCATCGCTGACCCCGACGCATCCGTGCGGGCGGCGCTGGTTCAGCACATCAACAACCTTCTCGACTACTTCCGCAGCGAGCTGAAAAACTCGGACCGCTTGTCGTTCTTTTCAGCTGTGCTGGACTCTCTCCTTGCGTGGGTGTCGGAGCCCGTTGTGAACTGGCGCACTATGCAGCACGTCATGCAGATTGTGGACCACTACATTGACTTGTTCGAGGAGAGGACGCTGACAGAGCAGGTCGTGCCGCGACTATGGGAATACGCCAAGACCGGGGCCACAATCTTGAAGGCGGACTGCGCCACACTCATTATGCACATAGCCTCTCGGATCGTCAATCCAATCACCAAGGCGCAGATCTTTAGTCGTCTGAATAGCGAGTACGGCAGGTCAACCTCGTGCTACGCGCGCCAGACGTACATCTACTTTGTATCTGTGACCTTccgctttttttcccttcgctGTGTTCGGGAGCGGATGCTGGAGTGCTGCcttgagctgcagcgcgacaGTGTGACAGCGGTACGACTGGCACTAGCGCGTAGTctgccgttgctgtcgcAGACGCTGAGGAAGAGCAACGCCGGCGCGCTCGAAGATGAATTTACCGCCATGATTGGCCGTCTATGTGAAGATGtagacgaggaggtgcgggaGGAGGCTGCGAAGTACGCAGTGGGGTGCAAACGCCGCGCTGGCGAGGACACTGCTGCGCTCAGAAGATCCCACggaaacgaggaagaggatggcaggcgagagaaagcggaATTGGCGATGTTAGAGCACGCGAAAGAAACAGACAAGGCGGAGCGGCGAGCAAAGTTGCGTGACTTGCTAAAGAGCGAGCGTGAGAAGGAACTAGTGGAGTTACCATCACCTCTAAAGGGGCGTAAGCCAGTGCCCCCGGCCAGCACGGCCCCGCCTCCGTTGACTCGTCGCCACGGCAGCAAGCACTTCATACTGCCCCCTGTGAACTCGGTGAGTCTGCCCCGCATTGCGCCAACGAAGCAAACACCTGCTCGGTCTACAAGCCGCAGGAGGCCTTGAGCGAAAATGGATcgatggggaggagggcaaccgTTTAAGCACTTTCTGATCCTCCCCTTTTCACCTTTCTCGGATACAGGCGCTGCATACCGTCACTACCACATCGGTGTGCAGTAGACGCTGTGCTTACTGTGTCGGCATACAGCttcggtggaggcggaggttTCCGGACtcatctctttcctttcccctcttctcgctcttcgttgttcgctctcctctcttccacttcTGGTTTGTCCTTTTTACCGTCACGAGGGGACTCTCTTGCCGGGTGACCCGTGCGACATGAATTGTTTCTCAGAGATCGTGCTGCTTCTTCAACCGTGCCCGTAGCACATTAGCTTGGCCACTGCTCTTCTTATTCTCACGTGTTATCtactctcttctccccacacAGGGCGTTTGTCTCTGTTGGCCATCcgctgcgtgtgggtgtgtaggTGCTGACGCATacccacacgcatacgcatGGCTGTGTGGCTGCAAGTATGTATATACGTTCATCTGTGAAGGTATGTTGGTgcgggtgtgcatgtgtgacAGGGTGggcgtcttcctctctttgcgcGACGTAGAGTCTCTCCGTCTTTCCTTCCGACCCCTTCCAGTTAGGTTTGTCGCTTTCATGTATGCCAGCTAAAGCGACACTACGAGCAATGAAGGGGATCGGATGTGTCTTGCACATGTACATTCGtctcttttcatttttgcCCTTATCtctgttgctctctttctcacccccacacaggcgcacataCACTCCCACGAGCGTGAGCAGTGCCCTGTTGCACGCTTGTTTGTCTGCCTTCTTCGTGTGACTTTATTTCGCTCGTAATGGTGTGTTTGGCTTCTcccaccttctctctccccctccccctccctctctgggCGTGCGTGTTTATGTGTGCTGTCGCGGTTCTTTGAttatgtgtgcgcgtgcgggaTGCCGCTGTTGTTTTGCCGAgcccgcctccttctctccatcgctggtgcatgtgtgtatgggttGTTGTCTCTCGTGGTGGGGTGAGGTTGGGGCGAGTGACGCGTGTGGCCATTAGAGTCATGGGAAAGCACAAAataacaacagcaaaaaggCACAATACGGGGCCTCGGTGCACGTTATTCTTTACGAGCAGTACTACTGAGTGTCCGACCTCGCGTTtgcgccccccctctctctctctctctcgtacaGCTGCTCCCGTAGgcgcgtgcatgcgtgcgctATTGTTGTTCAGCTGTGGTCGCATTTAGCGACATTGatggccgctgctgcccttctctAGACTCAGAGAAGGGGATGCAGTCAAACGTGGCGACAAGGACCCTTCAGTGCCCTGTAGGACTCAACGAGAAACAGTATGCGCCGCCAGTCAACAGTGAGGCTGTAGTGCTGCACTGGTGCGCGTAGGCGGTTCGCTTACACGCGCGAAGGCGGAGCATCGTTGGCCTCTCTAgcgcctgcacgcacacTGAATCTTGGAACTTTCTCTTCCGAGGCTTCGGAGACGCCATCGCCGAGTGACAGAAATAGCGCCGACCGTGCGAGGGCGTTGGCAATAccagtgtgtgcgcgtcaATCGTACTCtgcggctgtgctgctgctcccagCGTGGCCCGCAGCCTGATTTCATTTTTCGATGTTCTCCATACTGAAGCTCACGCGATGGTTTCTCCTTCTTGTCGTTCTGTCTTACCTTCAtgactgtgtgtgtttcgTCCACTGTTGATCTCTGCCGTGGCTTTGCTGCAGCCTCAGATTCTCGGAGTTTGTCAGGGCTTCTCGACGCACCAACACCACCCAGTCACCTTGTGGTGCATCGATCCACAGCAAGCCAAAATGACAGTATTGAGTGCACCTTGAACGCCCCTTTCCACCTGCCACGTCAGTTCTCGAAAGTCAGAAtcggggagagaggcgccggCACGGTAAGTCCTTTGGAGATACAAATCGCAGATGGTGCGCGCGACTGACCTTTGCGCGCACGCGAGTCAACCATTTCTTTCTGCTCCTGCGCGTATATTGTGGTGGCATTCCTTGGACACTGCTGGATGACGACCAACTTGTGGTGTTTCTCCTCCTTACCTTCACCCACTCCTTCCTACCCCAGCAAGCAAGCGCGCCAGCTTCTGCGGGATAAATTTGAACGCACGCCAGTCCGTCACACCACGCTGAATCGATCCCATGGCATTccactctcccctctctcgcgctgGAGGAACTATGACAGACAGGAGTACTCTGCATGCGGCTGCGGCCTTCATGGTGCAGAGAGGGGTGACCACTTTCCTTGAGTTCTGATGGGCTGATGCCGTCAAGTCAGCTGTACGTGGGCTTTTCATGTAGAGCAAGCCTCGCGTTCATGGTGCCCAGAAACGATTGCGCCAACCACCGATCGCGCAACATACGCTCCGAAGAGCAAGGAACACGAGGACGTCCTACGCATGTGGCAATTCTGATTCCGGATGATGCAATCATCGCGCTGCTGAGAgtgtgcgtgcaggcgtCCAGGGAGTACCTTCAATGCCTCTCAGACCCAGCCCGCGCCAACCACCGGAAGAAGCGGATGCTGGCTTGGGACGAGCTGTGGCAACTCTGGAAACGCATGCACTATGACGCCTTTGAGGAGCTCTATTGCGAAGTTTGCACACACATGGAGGATGCTCGACAGGTGCTCTTCTAAAAGGCCTTCTCCGTGCTCGACCAGCTGGCTGCAGGCAAGCTGTCACAGCACGGTGGACCCAACCTGTACCAGTTCACTCTCCAACTGGCATCGAAGGTCGAGCGAATAGGTGCACAGCAGACCGTGGTCCGAGCAACCACGGCACCCTCGGCGGTGGTCACCTCCATCGTCAGTCTTTCGACGCCATACCCATCGAGGTCGCGGGAagtggggaaaagagggacgAGAAGCTGTTCCCGTACCCCGCCCCCGGAATAAGGTTTATTTCAGCGCGGTGCACGTACCCAGCGTGCATcatgagaagaagaagcgattCTCCACCTCCTGGAGATTTTGGTGGGGCAAGCTCGCTTCTGGACGTGATACCGCAGCTCAGCAAGcactccgcccccccccccccccccccagttTTCGCTGCTTGGCGACCCGCCGGTCTGCTACGCCGGGGAGTCGCTGCGGGTGGCACATCGCGTGGGAAATGTGGCGTATTGGCGTGTCTCCTCTGGTAGCGGACGGGAAGAGGGATTTGACTTTAGTGGAGGCGCCACtaccggcgccgctgcatgTCCGCCGTGTAGCGACTATGAGTGTTGCGGCTGTTTGTGCGGCACTACGGCCGGCGTGAGGCCACAGAATGAAGAAGCTGAggtctctttctttgccctGCGCCCGTGGAGGAATAGCTCATGAGCTGAGAGCTATGCGAATGAGGTAAAGCGTGAGCCCCGAAGTGGTGCGAGTGGTGACAGCACAACTGGCTGTCCCACCCCCTCCTATGCTGCGCGACCAGCTGCCAGTGTGCAAGTGAACGTGTGGATAAACAACATGCATTTTTGCAGACATGTGTCCAGCAGTGAAGCAGGCAACGGAATCGGCGATTCAAGCGGCAGACTCGCTCAGTGACACTCACAACAAAGACACAGCCGAGGTTTCTCCCCAGGAGTACACGTTTGGGTTTTTTTTTGAAGACTGCGAGGTGAAAACCGCCTGCCTTGGAGAGAACATCTTCAGGAAACTGCGTGCCAGGTAAATGCGAAACGAGCCAGCGGACCAGCTCGAGCGTGTCTTCGGGCAACTGTGGCTCAGGGCCCGAGTCCTCTGGATTTTGGTGCACCAATTTTTGGTGGTTTCTCGAAAGGGCACCGCGACTGTTCTTCGAGCAGTAGGGAGGTTCGCTACATGGCCTATTGCCAACTGTGCTGCCCGCGGGTGTCTCGGGTGAGCTGGGCGAACGGTCTGCATGGGCCTCAGCGAATACCCCACGAGGCGCATCATATCGATGGCGACGGTCGGCGCGGTGTATGACCTCTGCATCGACGTGACCCGGAATGGATGGGGAACCGTATGCGTGAACCTAATGACGGAGCAAGCCGTCATTACCGGCACGCATTGGCGACGACTCAGCCTCGCCAACAGCATAACTACAGCAGTGCACCGAGTGGTACACTGTGCAATGGaggtcttctctttctctgctggagctgcgggTAACCTTCATGCTGATGGCGCTTCTGCCATCGCTGATGTCCTCAAGGACTACACAGACAGTCATGCATTCAGCGCGGGGCTCCATGACTCCATTGGCTCACCTGCCATGCGTGACCCCCAGGCCGCTGCATAAAATCTGGCGAAAACTCCGTAGAGCGCCCAAGTCGTGATTCCGTGTGCCAAGCGCGAAGGGGACTGACTGGCGACATTGAgcggtgagagagggaagccgAAATGGCGGGTGGCGCAGCACTCCTGTCGGCGCACAAACGCAGCACATAGGCGTAGCGATACTTTTATAGAAAAGACACACGCTATTCTTGCCGGTATAGTCTCGGTGTGAGCAATGCGATCACACGCACAACCAAGAGATCTGATCGGCTGAGATGAATGCGCTGGATTTCGAATGGCCTCCGTGtagcccctctctcccgaTTCTTCCATCTCTTcccattctctctttttctgctctggggaaggaaggaaagcaaTGACACCCGCATTTGCTGCCGAGCATAGACCGTGCATTTTGTTTGCCCTAGACGCCACGGAGCACGGCTTGTCGGATAGCGAGTGGAGCTCTGACAGCGGCGCTTCTAACGCTGAAGTGATCGGCTCCTCTGCACTTAACATGCACCTTGTAGAGCTGGTGACGTCGCGGCACCTGTCGCGCGTGACTCACCACAGACGTGGATACACCACTGCTGAGTGCGCTAGAGCCGCTTCCTCTGAGACCTCACAGTCAACTTGCGCTATTGGCGAGGCACCCAGCAAGCCAGCTCGTATCGACGTTAGAAGCCTCATCCGCGCGGCCCTCTCGCAGAGTAGCGAGCAGTGTCCATCCGCCAACGTCAACGATGTGGCGAG is drawn from Leishmania panamensis strain MHOM/PA/94/PSC-1 chromosome 24 sequence and contains these coding sequences:
- a CDS encoding hypothetical protein (TriTrypDB/GeneDB-style sysID: LpmP.24.0150) — protein: MVTLEEQLQSSTLKKQCKEDLLNHVEEIETNSWRLPRKAVTLPDPNLPSAVTMPTDNSVKRRNPAATASTGTERSLRYTATKREKGEMIASRTITDANPSGTYFKDCSHKFLSGARTWSDPFQTSRSRAVLSGKDMDFVYRYAEALTGSAIERPQPADNASVAATAAYREAFRQYKGRDPTAKEMEEAGRLIYAFDDNGRVGVLQVPHSCYPHTHISAGKTHVRACPNQVYPQEVPPVRAARSEFPGPIPTWSSTKRTTTMATNGTYQPGHHQPTSLKRDAMSTVMGSR
- a CDS encoding hypothetical protein (TriTrypDB/GeneDB-style sysID: LpmP.24.0160): MERTANQRIRTTEWEDVQYRYGNRVGKYETHELQILAQKIADTNQNACLTVYDPHAEKVEAKLERGGYERDEGRKEDGTDLIVDSDNEDEALAVIRRRRVMELQQQRATERFGVLRHIPGADYVAEVTEASSTCWVVAVLIKPGHSDCEALLAVLRTVAQRRRSVKLVSIISTEAIPNFPDRHLPCVLLYKDKELKKQVTGLADWQAQRALNVATVEQALSRNGVLPRIEDYTSYEALEKDA
- a CDS encoding ATPase domain protein, putative (TriTrypDB/GeneDB-style sysID: LpmP.24.0170) → MSVDGHLIADVQRLRQLGEQSLFFLLVGSKGAGKSTALQSFVSGLSVTTKVRHAAGVHDIILTAPAAASPDDDFTLWTLTYAAVAHSSSSLGVIATHALSLRPFSIVVVDDIDLLWLLCSINGLLPLLQRLLQAALTSSSCVIVASAPSQDTVPAWLLEQRLPALYPLRELTEAGMRRLLRSVPQPLFKSHVELLSGAQTLSTSRQMLLFNACMTLEAAAHGVTGENLRSLARENCAFLHHRRSPAVSQWAPPHLYGLSEARHRISTLVSVFTAHSSPGGGDRLLASLLSSTGLLLHGPSGCGKSSLARQLASDFPSMPFFFVECTRLFSKYLGESEEQLRDVYRRARARTPAVVVLEDLDAIAQSRGVMRCGDSDQGTGNGKGQLDVTRRMLAGLLCELDGVIGNSGVLTIGITNAPQVLDAAVLRQGRLETLVYIPPLTHDGAEELCAHFFQRFDGAEGQRRECAMVVANHAVGCAPASLQYVLRKVFEASALRHGWDSASAGSLPLPTIAAIQGHLFESCSILQRVNHLHFE
- a CDS encoding hypothetical protein (TriTrypDB/GeneDB-style sysID: LpmP.24.0180) — encoded protein: MPFTALPDDPTALVREVPGAENIEALNAALEREEAVQRYVEKEKLSVEESAKYIMANGSTGQRISYFAHIREQLVELPSKAISKVLETLLDSMWTQDPELQCRAPENLLKLVGLLDSDTATEMYDVTKTMLTVQMPEIRVAWCELLLGLIDYLPVSVLQSDLIILTVNKSEHAQSQDQRELSCKLLGALCQHMVADKVEELILPRALALCQDTNVGVRQRMCQQLCAIAHSLGVEKAKIRVAPDLFELLTDEEQVVSRAAFSCLIDLVEFFGSVYRREKLFPIIKNFISNPPSEVFGLLVGEFGRFLDAIKTDIVSEDDVTLFANFFCTAATRHEEDARRHCAFNFPAVVASLPRSVFATHLSKALLSLSADSCVAARLSAASGMHELLPLLHTPAADLLERPFLRLIADPDASVRAALVQHINNLLDYFRSELKNSDRLSFFSAVLDSLLAWVSEPVVNWRTMQHVMQIVDHYIDLFEERTLTEQVVPRLWEYAKTGATILKADCATLIMHIASRIVNPITKAQIFSRLNSEYGRSTSCYARQTYIYFVSVTFRFFSLRCVRERMLECCLELQRDSVTAVRLALARSLPLLSQTLRKSNAGALEDEFTAMIGRLCEDVDEEVREEAAKYAVGCKRRAGEDTAALRRSHGNEEEDGRREKAELAMLEHAKETDKAERRAKLRDLLKSEREKELVELPSPLKGRKPVPPASTAPPPLTRRHGSKHFILPPVNSVSLPRIAPTKQTPARSTSRRRP
- a CDS encoding transcription elongation factor-like protein (TriTrypDB/GeneDB-style sysID: LpmP.24.0190), which translates into the protein MTPAFAAEHRPCILFALDATEHGLSDSEWSSDSGASNAEVIGSSALNMHLVELVTSRHLSRVTHHRRGYTTAECARAASSETSQSTCAIGEAPSKPARIDVRSLIRAALSQSSEQCPSANVNDVASQVAAALR